Proteins encoded in a region of the Flavobacteriaceae bacterium HL-DH10 genome:
- a CDS encoding RimK/LysX family protein, whose translation MNKKIIGRIDIVDFPGLGLFNIDVKIDTGAYTSAIHCSKIIEENNSLRCIFNSDDHKNFGKTEIIFDTFSRTNVKSSNGFKENRYKVKSEVVFFGKTYKINLTLSTRDDMKFPVLIGRQFLKQKFIVDVDLENVSFNKKTQ comes from the coding sequence ATGAACAAAAAAATTATCGGACGCATTGATATTGTTGATTTTCCTGGATTAGGACTATTCAATATTGACGTTAAAATTGATACAGGCGCCTATACATCGGCTATTCATTGCTCTAAAATTATTGAAGAAAACAATAGTTTAAGATGTATTTTTAATAGTGACGACCATAAAAACTTTGGAAAAACTGAAATTATTTTCGATACATTTTCTCGTACTAATGTAAAAAGCAGCAACGGATTTAAAGAAAACAGATATAAAGTGAAATCTGAAGTTGTATTTTTTGGAAAAACATATAAGATTAACTTAACTTTAAGCACAAGAGACGATATGAAATTCCCTGTATTAATTGGGCGGCAATTTTTAAAACAAAAATTTATTGTTGATGTAGATTTAGAAAACGTTTCTTTTAATAAAAAAACACAATGA
- the rimK gene encoding 30S ribosomal protein S6--L-glutamate ligase has protein sequence MNIVILSRNSNLYSTERLIEEGEKRGHKVEVIDPLKCDIIIEKEKPTIYYKDRYLDYVDAIIPRIGASVTFYGCAVVRQFEMMGVFTIVTSDSIQRSRDKLRSLQRLSKAGIGMPKTVFTNYSRDVEEVIEHVGGTPVIIKLLEGTQGLGVVLAETKNAAESVLEAFNGLQARVIVQEFIKEAGGADLRALVVDGQVVGAMKRQGKEGEFRSNLHRGGSANIVKLNHDELKLAMNAAKALKLPVCGVDMLQSARGPLLLEVNSTPGLEGIEAATGRNIAKSIIFYIEKNSHKK, from the coding sequence ATGAATATAGTAATCTTATCAAGGAATTCAAATTTATACTCAACTGAAAGGCTAATTGAAGAAGGCGAAAAAAGAGGTCATAAAGTTGAGGTTATAGACCCACTAAAATGTGATATCATTATAGAAAAAGAAAAACCTACTATTTATTATAAAGATAGATATTTAGACTATGTTGATGCCATTATTCCTAGAATTGGAGCTTCGGTAACCTTTTATGGTTGTGCTGTAGTAAGACAATTTGAAATGATGGGTGTTTTTACCATTGTAACTTCAGATTCTATTCAACGCTCAAGAGACAAACTACGTAGCTTACAACGCTTAAGTAAAGCAGGTATTGGCATGCCTAAAACTGTTTTTACTAACTATTCCAGAGATGTTGAAGAAGTTATTGAGCATGTTGGAGGCACACCTGTAATTATTAAATTATTAGAAGGTACACAAGGCTTAGGAGTTGTTTTAGCAGAAACAAAAAATGCAGCAGAATCGGTTCTAGAGGCTTTTAACGGCTTACAAGCTAGAGTTATTGTTCAAGAATTTATAAAAGAAGCCGGCGGTGCTGATTTAAGAGCCTTAGTTGTTGATGGTCAAGTTGTAGGCGCTATGAAACGTCAAGGTAAAGAAGGTGAATTTCGTTCTAATTTACATCGTGGCGGCTCTGCAAATATTGTAAAACTTAATCATGATGAATTAAAATTAGCAATGAATGCTGCAAAAGCATTAAAACTGCCCGTTTGTGGTGTAGATATGTTACAGTCTGCTCGTGGTCCTTTACTATTAGAAGTAAACTCTACACCAGGATTAGAAGGTATTGAAGCTGCTACAGGACGAAACATAGCAAAAAGTATTATTTTTTATATTGAAAAAAACAGTCATAAAAAATAA
- a CDS encoding 5-formyltetrahydrofolate cyclo-ligase — MTKSELRKTYKTLRNNLSENDIDECSLAIANQLLKLPIWEYVFYHIFLAIEEQKEVNTDYILNILSGKDKNILISKSDFDTGDMTHFLLTDSTVIKKNKYNIPEPIDGIEISSDKIDVVFIPLLAFDKKGHRIGYGKGFYDRFLAGCKPKTIKIGLSFFEAEIEIVDVYESDIKLDYCVTPEQVYRF, encoded by the coding sequence ATGACCAAATCTGAATTACGAAAAACATACAAAACACTTCGTAATAATTTATCAGAAAATGATATTGATGAATGTAGTTTAGCTATCGCCAACCAGCTTTTAAAGCTGCCTATTTGGGAATATGTTTTCTATCATATTTTTTTAGCTATTGAAGAACAAAAAGAAGTTAACACCGATTATATTTTAAATATTCTTTCGGGTAAAGACAAAAATATTCTCATTTCAAAAAGTGATTTTGATACTGGAGATATGACTCATTTTCTTTTAACAGATAGTACCGTTATTAAAAAAAATAAATACAATATTCCTGAACCCATTGATGGCATCGAAATTTCTAGTGATAAAATTGACGTCGTTTTTATTCCGCTTTTAGCATTTGACAAAAAAGGGCATCGTATTGGTTATGGCAAAGGTTTTTACGACCGGTTTTTAGCTGGTTGCAAACCCAAAACCATCAAAATTGGGTTATCTTTTTTTGAAGCCGAAATTGAGATTGTAGATGTTTATGAAAGCGATATTAAGTTAGATTATTGCGTGACTCCCGAGCAAGTTTATAGGTTTTAA
- a CDS encoding lipoprotein signal peptidase → MSLKKSIFLIILILLIDQVSKIYIKTHFTLHESIDVFSWFKIYFIENDGMAWGTKISDFVSFISDRTAKVALTLFRVVAIFGIGYWLYDTTKKQGSKILIIAIALIFSGALGNIIDSVFYGVLFDDSYNQVATFLPEAGGYDSLLHGRVVDMLYFPLFEVDLPQWIPFYGGKRFNFFEPVFNIADMAISTGFIMLIVFNKKAFSNN, encoded by the coding sequence ATGTCACTAAAAAAATCTATTTTCTTAATCATTCTTATTTTACTCATCGATCAGGTTAGTAAAATATATATTAAAACCCATTTTACGCTTCATGAAAGTATTGATGTCTTTAGTTGGTTTAAAATATATTTTATTGAAAATGATGGTATGGCTTGGGGAACAAAAATTAGTGACTTTGTCTCTTTCATCTCAGATAGAACTGCAAAAGTAGCTTTAACTTTATTTAGAGTCGTTGCTATATTTGGTATTGGATATTGGTTGTATGACACGACTAAAAAACAGGGTTCTAAAATATTAATAATAGCAATAGCTTTAATATTTTCAGGAGCTTTAGGAAATATAATTGATTCTGTTTTTTATGGTGTTTTGTTTGATGACAGTTATAATCAAGTTGCAACATTTTTACCAGAAGCAGGAGGTTATGATTCCTTACTACACGGTCGCGTCGTAGATATGCTATACTTCCCGTTATTTGAAGTAGATTTACCCCAATGGATTCCGTTTTATGGGGGTAAACGTTTTAACTTTTTCGAACCTGTTTTTAATATCGCAGATATGGCTATAAGTACAGGTTTTATTATGCTTATTGTTTTTAATAAAAAGGCGTTTTCTAATAATTAA
- a CDS encoding TraR/DksA C4-type zinc finger protein, whose amino-acid sequence MNLDTNIRYSDADLAEFKVLISEKIEKAKHDLELIKSAYMNDHNNGTEDTSPTFKAFDEGSAVMSKESNSQLAIRQEKFIRDLKNALIRIENKTYGICRVTGKLINKERLKLVPHATLSIEAKNMQ is encoded by the coding sequence ATGAATTTAGACACCAACATAAGATATTCGGATGCAGATTTAGCAGAATTTAAAGTGCTGATTTCAGAAAAAATAGAAAAGGCAAAACATGATTTAGAGCTTATTAAAAGTGCATATATGAATGACCATAATAATGGTACAGAAGATACATCGCCTACATTTAAAGCCTTTGATGAAGGAAGTGCTGTTATGAGTAAAGAATCTAATTCACAATTAGCCATTCGTCAAGAGAAATTTATTCGTGACTTAAAAAATGCTTTAATTAGAATTGAAAACAAGACCTATGGTATATGTCGTGTAACAGGTAAGTTAATAAATAAAGAGCGTTTAAAGTTGGTGCCTCATGCTACGTTAAGTATTGAAGCAAAAAACATGCAATAA
- the ileS gene encoding isoleucine--tRNA ligase produces the protein MKFPEYKGLDLPNVADEILNYWQENNIFEKSVTTREGHKPFVFFEGPPSANGLPGVHHVLARAIKDIFPRYKTMKGYQVKRKAGWDTHGLPIELGVEKELGITKEDIGKTISVEDYNAACRKAVMRYTDVWNDLTQKMGYWVDMDDPYITYEPKYMESVWWLLKEIYNKSLLYKGYTIQPYSPKAGTGLSSHELNQPGTYQDVTDTTIVAQFKAKPESLPDFLQNEGDIYFLAWTTTPWTLPSNTALTVGPKIDYVLVETYNQYTFEPINVVLAKKLVNYQFSGKFNKVEDKSELLAYKSGDKKIPFYVVKEFVGKDLVGVTYEQLMPYALPNDNPENAFRIISGDFVTTEDGTGIVHTAPTFGADDALVAKQATPEVPPMLVKDDNGNLVPLVDLQGRFRPEMDEYAGKYVKNEYYNEGEAPERSVDVEIAIKLKEENKAFKVEKYKHSYPNCWRTDKPILYYPLDSWFIKVTDVKERMFELNETINWKPKATGTGRFGNWLANANDWNLSRSRYWGIPLPIWRTEDGKEEICIGSVEELKSEMAKAVSAGVLAEDIFADFEVGNNSEENYAKIDLHKNIVDEVVLVSPTGQKMFRESDLIDVWFDSGSMPYAQWHYPFENKELIDDKKSYPADFIAEGVDQTRGWFYTLHAIGTMVFDSVAYKNVVSNGLVLDKNGQKMSKRLGNAVDPFETLGNYGADATRWYMISNANPWDNLKFDLEGIEEVKRKFFGTLYNTYSFFQLYANLDGFNYSEADIPLDERPEIDRWILSELHTLIQKVDAYYADYEPTKAARAISDFTQDYVSNWFVRLSRRRFWKGDYQQDKISAYQTLYTCMLTIAKLGAPIAPFFMDKLYLDLNSVSQKETFESVHLAEFPKFDNQYVDKSLENKMESAQIISSLVLSLRAKEKIKVRQPLQKIMIPVDSESQKNEILAVSDLIKSEVNIKEIEVLEDASDILVKQIKPNFKVLGPRFGKDMKDVAKVVNNFTSEDIKDIEQNGILGIEVNGKKVTLERADVEITSQDIEGWLVANEGSLTVALDVTISEDLRKEGIARELINRIQNLRKDSGFEVTDRIDVTFQKDENITSAVDANMTYIKSETLTNEIQIIDKLENGIEIAFDDVNTKLYIQKH, from the coding sequence ATGAAATTTCCTGAATATAAAGGACTTGACTTACCAAATGTTGCAGATGAAATCTTAAACTATTGGCAAGAAAACAACATCTTTGAAAAAAGTGTAACTACCAGAGAAGGTCATAAGCCATTCGTGTTTTTTGAAGGGCCACCTTCTGCAAACGGATTACCTGGTGTGCACCATGTTTTAGCACGTGCTATTAAAGATATTTTTCCGCGTTATAAAACCATGAAAGGGTATCAAGTAAAGCGTAAAGCGGGTTGGGATACACATGGTTTACCAATAGAACTTGGTGTAGAAAAAGAGCTAGGCATTACCAAAGAGGATATTGGAAAAACTATTTCAGTTGAAGATTATAATGCCGCTTGTCGTAAAGCTGTTATGCGTTACACAGATGTCTGGAATGATTTAACACAAAAAATGGGCTATTGGGTAGATATGGACGATCCATATATTACTTACGAGCCTAAATACATGGAAAGTGTTTGGTGGTTGCTTAAAGAAATATATAACAAAAGCTTGTTGTATAAAGGGTATACCATTCAGCCGTATTCTCCAAAAGCTGGAACAGGTTTAAGTTCGCATGAGTTAAACCAACCAGGAACGTATCAAGATGTGACTGATACAACTATTGTAGCTCAGTTTAAAGCAAAACCAGAATCATTACCAGATTTTTTACAAAACGAAGGTGATATTTATTTTTTAGCTTGGACAACCACGCCTTGGACATTGCCAAGTAATACAGCATTAACTGTTGGTCCAAAAATTGACTATGTTTTAGTTGAAACATACAATCAATATACGTTTGAGCCAATAAATGTAGTTTTAGCTAAAAAGTTGGTGAATTATCAATTCTCAGGAAAGTTCAATAAAGTTGAAGATAAATCAGAATTATTAGCTTATAAATCGGGGGATAAAAAAATCCCTTTTTACGTTGTAAAAGAGTTTGTTGGTAAAGATTTAGTAGGTGTCACTTACGAGCAATTAATGCCGTATGCCTTACCAAACGATAACCCCGAAAATGCGTTTAGAATTATTTCTGGAGATTTTGTAACGACGGAAGATGGTACAGGAATTGTTCATACAGCACCTACTTTTGGAGCAGATGATGCTTTAGTTGCAAAACAAGCAACACCAGAAGTGCCACCAATGTTGGTGAAAGATGACAATGGTAATTTGGTGCCATTAGTTGATTTACAAGGGCGTTTTAGACCAGAAATGGATGAATATGCTGGTAAATATGTGAAGAATGAATATTATAATGAAGGAGAAGCACCAGAACGCTCGGTAGATGTTGAAATAGCCATTAAATTAAAAGAAGAAAATAAAGCCTTTAAGGTTGAAAAATATAAACATAGTTACCCAAACTGTTGGAGAACCGATAAACCTATTCTTTACTATCCGTTAGATTCGTGGTTTATTAAAGTAACCGATGTTAAGGAACGTATGTTCGAACTTAACGAAACCATTAACTGGAAGCCAAAAGCAACAGGTACAGGTCGTTTTGGGAATTGGTTAGCAAATGCTAACGATTGGAATTTATCACGTTCTCGTTATTGGGGAATTCCTCTGCCAATTTGGAGAACCGAAGATGGTAAAGAAGAAATTTGTATTGGTTCAGTTGAAGAACTAAAAAGTGAAATGGCAAAAGCTGTTTCAGCAGGTGTTTTAGCAGAAGATATTTTTGCAGATTTTGAAGTTGGAAACAATTCCGAAGAAAACTACGCAAAAATCGATTTGCATAAAAATATAGTTGATGAGGTTGTATTAGTATCACCAACAGGACAGAAAATGTTCCGTGAAAGCGATTTAATAGATGTTTGGTTTGATTCTGGTTCTATGCCTTATGCACAATGGCATTATCCGTTTGAGAATAAGGAATTAATTGACGATAAAAAATCGTATCCAGCCGATTTTATTGCGGAAGGCGTCGATCAAACACGTGGATGGTTTTATACGCTTCATGCTATAGGTACTATGGTTTTTGATTCTGTTGCTTATAAAAATGTGGTGTCTAACGGTTTGGTGTTAGATAAAAACGGACAAAAAATGTCGAAGCGTTTAGGGAATGCAGTCGATCCTTTTGAAACTTTAGGAAATTACGGTGCCGATGCCACGCGTTGGTATATGATTTCTAATGCAAATCCTTGGGACAACTTAAAATTCGATTTAGAAGGTATTGAAGAGGTGAAACGTAAGTTTTTCGGAACGCTTTATAACACCTATTCATTCTTTCAGCTATATGCAAATCTTGATGGTTTTAATTATAGCGAAGCTGATATTCCTTTAGATGAAAGACCAGAAATAGACCGTTGGATACTTTCAGAATTACATACCTTAATTCAAAAAGTAGATGCCTATTATGCCGACTATGAGCCTACAAAGGCTGCTCGAGCAATTTCAGACTTTACTCAAGATTATGTTAGTAACTGGTTCGTGCGTTTAAGTAGAAGACGTTTTTGGAAAGGGGATTATCAACAGGATAAGATTTCGGCATATCAAACACTTTATACGTGTATGCTTACTATTGCTAAGCTAGGTGCTCCAATTGCACCGTTCTTTATGGATAAGTTGTACTTAGATTTAAATTCTGTATCTCAAAAAGAAACTTTCGAAAGTGTACATTTGGCAGAATTTCCAAAATTTGACAACCAATATGTTGATAAGTCTCTGGAAAACAAAATGGAAAGTGCGCAAATTATCTCATCTTTGGTTTTATCACTTAGAGCTAAAGAAAAAATAAAAGTAAGGCAACCTTTACAAAAAATAATGATTCCTGTAGATAGTGAATCTCAAAAAAATGAAATATTAGCAGTTTCAGACCTTATAAAATCAGAGGTTAACATAAAAGAAATCGAAGTTTTAGAAGATGCATCAGATATTTTAGTAAAACAAATAAAACCAAACTTTAAAGTTCTTGGACCTCGTTTTGGTAAAGACATGAAAGATGTGGCTAAAGTCGTTAATAACTTTACTTCTGAAGATATTAAAGATATTGAACAAAATGGTATTTTAGGCATCGAAGTAAACGGAAAAAAAGTCACTTTAGAACGTGCAGATGTAGAAATTACATCTCAAGATATTGAAGGCTGGTTGGTTGCAAATGAAGGATCTTTAACAGTAGCTTTAGATGTAACTATTAGTGAAGATTTACGAAAGGAAGGTATTGCACGAGAGTTAATTAATCGTATTCAAAATTTACGTAAAGACTCAGGATTTGAAGTTACAGATAGAATTGATGTAACCTTTCAAAAAGATGAAAATATTACAAGTGCAGTAGATGCTAATATGACTTATATAAAATCAGAAACATTAACAAACGAAATACAAATTATAGACAAATTAGAAAATGGTATAGAAATTGCTTTTGATGATGTAAATACCAAATTGTATATTCAAAAACATTAA
- the radA gene encoding DNA repair protein RadA, whose protein sequence is MAKVKTTFFCQNCGTQYAKWQGQCNACKEWNTVVEEVIQKPEKSNWKSPTSTAKKASIPLRIKDIDVSKEPRLDTFDGEFNRVLGGGIVPGSLTLLGGEPGIGKSTLLLQISLKLPYKTLYVSGEESQKQIKMRAERINPNNNNCYILTETKTQNIFKQIEALEPDIVIIDSIQTLHSDYIESSSGSISQIKECTTELIKFAKETATPVLLIGHITKDGNIAGPKILEHMVDTVLQFEGDRNHVFRILRAHKNRFGSTNELGIYEMQGSGLREVSNPSEILISKKDEELSGNAIAATLEGMRPLMIEVQALVSTAVYGTPQRSATGFNAKRLNMLLAVLEKRAGFRLGAKDVFLNITGGITVDDPAIDLAVVASILSSNEDVALQKDFCFAAEVGLSGEIRPVQRVEQRILEAEKLGFSTIFVSKYNKISLKNTVIKIQLISKIEDLVGFLV, encoded by the coding sequence ATGGCAAAAGTTAAAACTACTTTTTTCTGTCAGAACTGTGGCACGCAATATGCCAAATGGCAGGGGCAATGTAATGCTTGTAAAGAATGGAATACTGTTGTAGAAGAGGTTATTCAAAAACCAGAAAAAAGCAATTGGAAATCACCAACTTCGACTGCTAAAAAAGCATCCATTCCATTACGGATTAAAGATATTGATGTTTCTAAAGAACCCCGATTAGATACTTTTGATGGCGAGTTTAATCGCGTTTTAGGAGGTGGAATTGTTCCTGGGTCATTAACACTTTTAGGAGGAGAACCAGGTATAGGAAAAAGCACCTTGCTACTTCAAATTTCATTAAAATTACCATATAAAACACTCTATGTTTCAGGAGAAGAAAGTCAGAAACAGATAAAAATGCGTGCAGAACGTATCAATCCAAACAATAACAATTGTTATATTCTTACAGAAACGAAAACGCAGAATATATTTAAGCAAATAGAAGCTTTAGAGCCCGATATTGTTATAATTGATTCTATTCAAACTTTACATAGCGATTATATTGAATCGTCTTCTGGAAGTATTTCTCAAATAAAAGAATGTACTACTGAACTAATAAAATTTGCAAAGGAAACAGCAACTCCTGTATTATTAATTGGTCATATTACTAAGGATGGAAATATTGCAGGTCCTAAAATTTTAGAGCATATGGTTGATACGGTTTTGCAATTTGAAGGCGATCGCAATCATGTATTCAGAATTTTAAGAGCCCATAAAAACAGATTTGGTTCCACAAATGAATTAGGAATTTATGAAATGCAAGGTTCTGGTTTGCGTGAAGTTTCCAATCCATCAGAAATTTTAATTTCTAAGAAAGACGAAGAATTGTCTGGAAATGCTATAGCAGCTACTCTTGAAGGTATGCGTCCGCTAATGATTGAAGTTCAGGCTTTAGTGAGTACAGCAGTTTATGGAACGCCTCAAAGAAGTGCCACAGGTTTTAATGCAAAACGCTTAAATATGTTATTAGCCGTTTTAGAAAAACGAGCAGGATTTAGGCTTGGTGCTAAAGATGTATTTTTAAATATAACAGGAGGCATTACAGTAGATGATCCTGCGATAGATTTGGCAGTAGTTGCTTCAATTTTATCATCTAACGAAGATGTGGCTTTGCAAAAAGACTTTTGTTTTGCTGCCGAGGTGGGTTTGTCTGGAGAAATTAGACCAGTACAGCGTGTCGAACAACGTATTCTTGAAGCCGAAAAATTAGGTTTTTCAACTATTTTTGTTTCAAAATACAATAAAATATCGCTTAAAAATACAGTCATTAAAATTCAATTGATTTCTAAAATTGAAGACTTGGTAGGGTTTCTGGTTTAG
- a CDS encoding alpha/beta hydrolase-fold protein: MKHTIISFLFLFFMSSFIEAQVKYETIASSKLGDTRELKIQLPRGYTTNEDKRYPIFIVFDGDYLFESVAGNVDYYSYWEDMPQTIVVGVNQFNTRYDDCMYSEQNSLPIETGAAFFEFVGMELIPYIENKYRTVNFRVAVGHGETANFINYFLLKPQPLFQGYIAVSPELAPNLIDYIPERLAKLDSKTFYYLANTNNDASSVKKMTNVLKTDISNIENKNLYFDFDSFEGPSHYSVPTHAIPNAIEGIFKVFQPISKKEYKETILELEISPVVYLQEKYQIIYDLFGIDKQILINDFKAISAAIEKNESFEYYEDLGKMARKAYPETLLGGYYLARFYEETGETKKAMRTYQSAYTLKEIAGITKDLVLEKADLIKADFGY, translated from the coding sequence ATGAAGCATACTATTATTTCCTTTTTATTTCTGTTTTTTATGTCTTCTTTTATTGAAGCGCAAGTTAAATACGAAACTATAGCCTCTTCAAAATTAGGTGATACGCGTGAATTAAAAATTCAACTTCCCAGAGGATATACTACAAATGAAGATAAAAGGTATCCCATATTTATAGTTTTTGATGGCGATTATTTGTTTGAATCTGTTGCGGGAAATGTGGATTATTATAGTTATTGGGAAGATATGCCCCAGACCATTGTTGTTGGTGTTAATCAGTTCAATACACGTTATGACGATTGTATGTATTCTGAGCAAAATTCATTACCTATTGAAACTGGTGCAGCTTTTTTTGAGTTTGTAGGAATGGAATTGATACCTTATATAGAGAATAAATATAGAACAGTTAATTTTAGAGTTGCTGTTGGTCATGGTGAAACAGCAAACTTTATCAATTATTTTTTATTAAAACCACAGCCATTATTTCAAGGATATATAGCTGTCAGTCCAGAATTAGCGCCAAATCTGATTGATTATATTCCAGAAAGACTGGCTAAATTAGATTCTAAAACCTTTTATTATTTGGCAAATACCAATAATGATGCGTCGTCTGTTAAAAAAATGACAAATGTTTTAAAGACCGATATTTCTAATATAGAGAATAAAAATTTATATTTTGATTTTGATAGCTTTGAAGGACCGTCTCACTATTCTGTACCAACACATGCTATACCAAATGCTATAGAAGGTATTTTTAAAGTTTTTCAACCTATTAGTAAAAAGGAGTATAAAGAAACAATTCTTGAATTAGAAATATCTCCAGTTGTTTATCTTCAAGAGAAATATCAAATTATTTATGATTTGTTTGGTATTGATAAGCAGATTTTAATTAACGATTTTAAAGCGATTTCTGCAGCTATAGAAAAAAATGAAAGTTTTGAATATTATGAAGATTTAGGAAAAATGGCAAGAAAAGCATATCCAGAAACGCTTTTAGGAGGTTATTATTTAGCACGTTTTTATGAAGAAACGGGTGAGACCAAAAAAGCGATGCGTACTTATCAATCTGCTTATACGTTAAAAGAAATAGCAGGTATTACTAAAGATTTAGTGCTTGAAAAAGCAGATTTAATTAAAGCAGATTTCGGGTATTAA
- a CDS encoding lysylphosphatidylglycerol synthase transmembrane domain-containing protein produces MNKKIKNILKITLPLILGVFLVWYSLSDVPLPKILEFWKSSNKSWILLGLFLGFLSHLSRAYRWRFQLEPLGYNIKFGNSIMAVFATYLINYTIPRAGEVARASILANYEGVPFEKGFGTIVAERIADLIVMLGIIIMTLFLQFDFIYGFLIEKFDVTKIVIALVFGIVLMVFFLRYIRKSDSKIALKIRVFVAGLIEGALSIFKMKKKWAFIFHTLFIWVMYLLMFYVTSLAIDDLNGISTGAILIGFISASFSIAATSGGIGAYPVAVYLGFSIFGITKEPSIAFGWIMWASQTLMIIIFGGLSLICLPIYNRKKKNEHIL; encoded by the coding sequence TTGAACAAAAAGATAAAGAACATACTAAAAATCACACTCCCATTAATACTGGGAGTTTTTTTAGTTTGGTATTCTTTAAGTGATGTTCCCTTGCCTAAAATTTTAGAATTTTGGAAATCTTCAAATAAAAGTTGGATTTTATTGGGATTGTTTTTAGGCTTTTTGAGTCATTTGTCTCGAGCATATCGTTGGCGTTTTCAATTAGAACCTTTAGGGTATAATATTAAGTTCGGAAATAGTATTATGGCTGTTTTTGCAACCTATTTAATAAATTATACCATACCAAGAGCGGGAGAAGTGGCTAGAGCATCTATACTTGCAAATTATGAAGGAGTGCCTTTTGAAAAAGGTTTTGGAACTATTGTAGCAGAGCGAATTGCCGATTTAATTGTGATGTTAGGTATTATTATAATGACGCTTTTTTTGCAATTTGATTTTATTTATGGATTTTTAATTGAAAAATTTGATGTAACTAAAATTGTTATTGCTTTAGTTTTTGGAATAGTTCTAATGGTGTTTTTTTTAAGATATATTAGAAAAAGCGACTCTAAAATAGCCTTAAAAATAAGAGTTTTTGTAGCTGGTTTAATTGAAGGTGCATTAAGTATTTTTAAAATGAAAAAGAAGTGGGCATTTATTTTTCATACCTTATTTATTTGGGTTATGTATCTGCTTATGTTTTATGTGACTTCTTTGGCTATTGATGACTTGAATGGAATTTCAACTGGAGCGATCTTAATTGGATTTATTTCGGCAAGTTTTAGTATTGCGGCAACCAGTGGAGGTATTGGTGCCTATCCTGTTGCTGTTTATTTAGGCTTTTCAATTTTTGGAATTACCAAAGAACCTAGTATTGCTTTTGGTTGGATTATGTGGGCGTCACAAACACTTATGATTATTATTTTCGGAGGATTGTCCCTTATATGCTTACCTATTTATAATAGAAAAAAGAAGAACGAGCACATTTTATAG
- a CDS encoding aspartate 1-decarboxylase, with amino-acid sequence MQIQVVKSKIHRVKCTGAELNYIGSITIDEDLMEAANIIQGEKVQIVNNDNGERLETYCIPGPRNSGEITLNGAAARKVSVGDTLILITYAFMDIEEAKVFKPSLVFPDEGTNLLI; translated from the coding sequence ATGCAAATACAAGTAGTAAAATCTAAAATTCACAGAGTAAAATGTACCGGTGCAGAACTAAACTATATTGGTAGTATTACTATAGATGAAGATTTAATGGAAGCGGCCAATATTATACAAGGTGAAAAAGTTCAAATTGTAAATAATGACAATGGAGAGCGTTTGGAAACCTATTGTATTCCAGGGCCAAGAAATAGTGGTGAAATCACTCTTAATGGTGCTGCCGCTAGAAAAGTTTCGGTGGGAGATACTTTAATATTAATTACTTATGCTTTTATGGATATTGAAGAAGCAAAGGTGTTTAAACCTTCTTTAGTTTTTCCAGATGAAGGTACAAACTTATTAATATAA